The DNA region GCCCAGGGCAGCTTCGGCCGGCACGGTGGTCAGGAAGGCCACCGGCACCACAAAAGTAAAGAAGAAGCGGTAGGCCGCCGGAAAAGCCTGCACCGGAAAGCGCCCGGCCTCGAGCAGCGCCCGCAGCACCTCGGTGGCGTTGGCCACCTTCACAAACCAGATGCTGTTGCTGGCAACCACGAACCACAGGCTGTACAGCATCACAAAGGCCAGCGCCAGCAGACCAAAGCCCAGCAGGTAGTCGGCCAGGCCCAGCCCCAGGCGGCTGCCGGCGTAGAACCAGATGAAAAGCCCAATCAACCCGTCGCTCAGGCCCCAGGGGGAAAGGGTGCGAAAAGAAAGCCAGAACTGGCTGTCCAGCGGCTTGAGCAGGACAAAGTCGAGGGTGCCCTTCTGTACCTGCTCCACCACCCGGTTCAGGTTGGGCGAGAGCAGGGTAAAGGCCAGGCCGTCCAGCATCAGGAAGGCCGCCAGCACCAAAAGGGCCTCCTCGAGGCGCCATCCTCCTGGCTGATAGCCCCCCTGGTAGAGCAGGGAAATCCCAAACAGGCTGCCCACAGCCCCTCCCAAGGATGAAAGGGCAGCGATTAAAAAGTTACCCCGGTACTCGAGCTCGGCAGCCAGGGCCGTTCCCCAGAAACGGCCCAGCACCCGCAGGTAGCGCATAAACCCAGTCTATCAGAGGCTTTGCAGGAAACCGCTCTCACTTTGCCGGTACGCGAGCCAGTAGCATTAAGCCCATGCAGCTAGGCTACTCGTTCTGTCCCAACGACACTTTTATCTTCTATGCCCTGTCCCACGGCAAGGTTGACCTCCCCTTCCCCATCCACGAGCTGCTGGAAGACGTGGAAACCCTGAACCGCTGGGCCTTGCAGGGGCGGCTTCCCCTGACCAAAATCAGCTACGCCGCGTATGGCCGCCTGCGCCAACAGTACGTCGCGCTTCGTTCGGGGGGTGCGCTGGGCCGGGGGGTGGGGCCCCTGCTGGTCGCCCGGCAGGCGCTGGGTGAACTGGCGGGCAAAAAAATTGCCATTCCGGGCCGCCACACCACCGCCTTCCTGCTGCTTTCCCTGCACACCCCAGGCTTTATACCGGTGGAGATGCGCTACGACCAGATTATGCCCGCGGTGGCCCAGGGTGAGGTGGATGCCGGGCTGATTATCCACGAGTCGCGCTTTACCTACCACCTGCACGGGCTGCAAAAGCTTTTGGATCTGGGTGAGTGGTGGGAAAACCTGACCGGCCTGCCCCTGCCGCTGGGGGCCATTCTGGCCCGGCGTGACCTGGGCAGCGAAACCATTCGGGCCATCGATCGGGCGGTGCGGCTGAGCCTCGAGTACGCCTACGCCCACCCCGAAGAAACGCTGGCCTACATCAAAAAGCACGCCCAGGAGCTGCAAGACGAGGTCATCTGGGCCCACATCCACACCTACGTGAACAGCTTTTCGCTGGACGTAGGGGCCGAGGGCGAGGCCGCAGTGGCCGAGCTGTTCAGGCGCGGCGAGGCCGCCGGGCTGCTGCCCGCCTCGAGCCTTCCCCTCTTCGCCTGAAGGCTGTGTGGCTGGGGTCAAGGGATGCTGCTTACAATTTGTATCCCTGGTCAGGAATCTCTCACACGTAGAACCGCTAAATTAACCATATGACCCCGGACTTCATTGCCACCCTGCCCCCGGAAGCCAGGGCCGAGGCCGAACAGGTATTCCGCAGCTTCACAGCTCGGCGGAATAGCTACGTGTGTTATCCAGAAGATGAAGCCAGAACCCTGTACTACGTGCTCGAGGGTTGGGTTCGCCTGTTCCAGCTTGGGCCTCAGGAAGAAGAAATCACCCTGACGGTGGTGGGGGCCGGTGACATATTTGGCGAGGGTGCTCTGTTACCGGACCAACGTTATGGGGTCTTTGCCGAGCCGCTGGTGGACTGTGAGCTGCTCTCGGCCTCGAGGGAAGACCTGCTGCGCCTCACCAGCCGCTTCCCCGAGGCCCAGGCCGCCTTTGTGCTGCTGCTTTCGCGCCGGCTGCGCAAGGCCGAGGAACGGCTGCGCGATCTGCGTTTCAAAGAAGTGCTCCCACGGCTGGCCAAAGCCCTGCTCACCGCCATGCGCAAGAGCAAAGAGGGGCTGGAAGTAACCCTGTCGCACCAGGATCTGGCCCACCTGGCCGGCTCCACCCGCGAGACCATCACCAAGGTGCTGGGCGAGCTGGCTATGGACGATACCATCGAGCTGGGCTACCGGCGCATTTTGATTCTCAAGCCCGACACACTGCGGCGCGTTGCCCTGTAATATGAACCCCGCCTGAATCGTTCCGTTAGGGACTGTTGGAGCTCCATCTTATTTCAGGCTGTTGCTACCCGCGCTTCAGGCGGGGCCCCAGAAAAAGAACAAATCAAAGACATTTCTTATATGTCGGGAAATAAGCCTGTATGTGCCAACCCGCTAGGCTGGGTTTGCCGCTGCCGGCTCTGGCCCGACCCGGCAAGGCCCGAAGGGGGCGCGCAGTAGAAAGTGTCCCCATAGTTGAAATGCAAACTTCCGCCCCACAACACCCGCAAGGAATTGCGCCAGGTACGTCGGTGCTGTGTTGGGCAATATCGCAAATCTACCCTGGCGCAACTAAATCCCCTGGTCGGCTTGCAGGAAAGCCGCGGCACCTTACGCTATAGCTGTCGATCAGGCGTTAGAATCCCTTAGTCATGGCCGACCCTTTACACCAGTTCCTGCCCTACGGCCTCGAAGACCTCCCTGCATTGCTGAGCACGCCCCGCGAAGCGCCGCGGGAGGCGCTCAGTGCTGGCCTGGTGGCTTATCTGCGGCGGCTCGGTGCGCCCCCTGCCAGCCTCGAGGCGGCCCAAAAGCTAGCCCAGCCCAACAGCCGGGCCATCGTGAGCGGGCAACAGGCCGGTCTTCTAACCGGACCCGCCTACACCTTCTATAAGGCCCACGCGGCCCTCAAACTGGCCCAGGCCCAAAGCCCCCAGCCGGTGGTTCCGGTGTTCTGGGTAGCCTCGCAAGACCACGATACCGACGAAATCCGCAGCATAGAGCTGCTGGACTTTGAAGAGCGCGTGCACCGCCTACAGCTCGAGCTGCCCCCGGGCCACCCCGCCGGGCGAATTCCCTTCGCGCCTTATTTTGCCCAGGTCTGCGGGCTGCTGCAGCGCTTTGGTGGGTATCCCGAGGTGCGAGAGCGCATCTGCAAGGCCATTGCGGGCCAGTGGAGCTACAGCGAGGTGTTTGCCCGGTTGCTGCTGGAATTCCTGGGCCCTGCCGGGCTGGTGGTCTTCGACCCCATGGCCCCCGAGCTAGCCCCCTTGTTTGTACCGGCCCTGAAGCAAGAAATTGCCGATCCCTTGGCTTCCTCCCAGGCCATCAACCGCACCGCCTTAGCCATGAAAAAAGCCGGCCTCGAGCCCGCCCTGGGCCGTGGAGAGGCCGCCACCAATCTGTTTTTGGAAGGCTCGGATGGGGTTCGCAGGCTGCTGCGCTTCCGCGCCGGGCATTTTGAAGACGGCCAGCGGCACTACAGCACTACCGACCTGCTGGCCCTGCTGGAGCAGGACCCCGCCCGCATCACCCCCGCGGCTGGGCTCAGGCCAGTGTTGCAAGACACCGTGCTACCCACCGCCGGTTTTGTGGTGGGGCCGGGTGAACTCAAGTATGTGGCCGAACTGGGCGGCGTGTATGAACTGCACGGGCTCAAGCCCCCAGCGGTGATTCGCCGGATGGGGGTAACGCTGCTCGAGCCGCCCATCGAACGAATCCTGCAAAAATACGGCCTCGAGGCCTGGGCCTTCCAGGCCGACCCCGAAGGAACCTTCAAAGCCGCCCTGGCCCAGCAAGAGGCCAGGGTGCAGGCCATCCGCGCCCACCTGGCCCGCATCAATGCCGAGCTCGAGCAAATTCAAAGCCTGCTAACTGACCCCACCCTAAACCGCCCCCGCCACCGGGCCCAGGTACGCATCCAGCACGAGCTGGAACGCCTCGAGCGCAAAATCCTGGACAGCGCCCTGCGGCAGGAAAACACCACCGGGGCCCAGTTCGCCCGATTGCAGCGCCACCTGGCCCCCGCCGGCCCCCAGGAGCGGGTCTACCCTTTTCTGATGTACCTGCTCAAGCACGGCGAAATCGTGCTCGAGCGGCTCGCTGGGCTTCCTGCTACCGGCAACCACACCCTTAGCCTGATCTAATACCGGATTCAAAAAGATAATCTTCAAACAAAAAGCGCTAAGAGGCTATCTTTTTGAATCCTAGAGCACTCCCTTCGGTCGGGTTAGTTCGTCACCGTTCGGTGACGAACTAACCGAATCTGGTATAAGTGGGCCGCTTGATGCTGGAGAGGGCCTCCAGTAAATCTGCCTCCCCAAAAGGCTTGGGAATATGGGCCACTCTGGCATTCCTGACCCAAAAACCCCTGGGGGGCTCCTGGGCGATGAGCCAGATGGGAATAAAACGCCCGCCGGGGGTAGCCCGCAAATGCCGTACTTT from Meiothermus cerbereus DSM 11376 includes:
- a CDS encoding ABC transporter permease, with translation MRYLRVLGRFWGTALAAELEYRGNFLIAALSSLGGAVGSLFGISLLYQGGYQPGGWRLEEALLVLAAFLMLDGLAFTLLSPNLNRVVEQVQKGTLDFVLLKPLDSQFWLSFRTLSPWGLSDGLIGLFIWFYAGSRLGLGLADYLLGFGLLALAFVMLYSLWFVVASNSIWFVKVANATEVLRALLEAGRFPVQAFPAAYRFFFTFVVPVAFLTTVPAEAALGRLNLSGLGLAFLIALGLLLFSRVFWRFALRNYTSASS
- a CDS encoding menaquinone biosynthesis family protein, coding for MQLGYSFCPNDTFIFYALSHGKVDLPFPIHELLEDVETLNRWALQGRLPLTKISYAAYGRLRQQYVALRSGGALGRGVGPLLVARQALGELAGKKIAIPGRHTTAFLLLSLHTPGFIPVEMRYDQIMPAVAQGEVDAGLIIHESRFTYHLHGLQKLLDLGEWWENLTGLPLPLGAILARRDLGSETIRAIDRAVRLSLEYAYAHPEETLAYIKKHAQELQDEVIWAHIHTYVNSFSLDVGAEGEAAVAELFRRGEAAGLLPASSLPLFA
- a CDS encoding Crp/Fnr family transcriptional regulator, which codes for MTPDFIATLPPEARAEAEQVFRSFTARRNSYVCYPEDEARTLYYVLEGWVRLFQLGPQEEEITLTVVGAGDIFGEGALLPDQRYGVFAEPLVDCELLSASREDLLRLTSRFPEAQAAFVLLLSRRLRKAEERLRDLRFKEVLPRLAKALLTAMRKSKEGLEVTLSHQDLAHLAGSTRETITKVLGELAMDDTIELGYRRILILKPDTLRRVAL
- the bshC gene encoding bacillithiol biosynthesis cysteine-adding enzyme BshC; protein product: MADPLHQFLPYGLEDLPALLSTPREAPREALSAGLVAYLRRLGAPPASLEAAQKLAQPNSRAIVSGQQAGLLTGPAYTFYKAHAALKLAQAQSPQPVVPVFWVASQDHDTDEIRSIELLDFEERVHRLQLELPPGHPAGRIPFAPYFAQVCGLLQRFGGYPEVRERICKAIAGQWSYSEVFARLLLEFLGPAGLVVFDPMAPELAPLFVPALKQEIADPLASSQAINRTALAMKKAGLEPALGRGEAATNLFLEGSDGVRRLLRFRAGHFEDGQRHYSTTDLLALLEQDPARITPAAGLRPVLQDTVLPTAGFVVGPGELKYVAELGGVYELHGLKPPAVIRRMGVTLLEPPIERILQKYGLEAWAFQADPEGTFKAALAQQEARVQAIRAHLARINAELEQIQSLLTDPTLNRPRHRAQVRIQHELERLERKILDSALRQENTTGAQFARLQRHLAPAGPQERVYPFLMYLLKHGEIVLERLAGLPATGNHTLSLI